Genomic window (Candidatus Bathyarchaeota archaeon):
CTTGCTAAATTACCAAAGAAATACAAGACGCTAACCAACGCTTCTATTTATCCTGTCGAATTAAGCGTCAAACTGCAAAACCTAATTGAAACGCTCAAGCAACAATTAACAACAAACGAAATTAACTTCCATAACCATTAGCGGTCGCCTACCACATGGACATTTTATTGTTATTTTGGCTGAAATGGCAAACACTTAATAATCTTCTTGAAAAAGGTAAAATGCTATCACAAAAAGAGAGGACATGAATGCAACCAGCCATAGTTGCTGTCGGCAGAACCAAGTTTGGAGAACACTACGGCAAAGAGCCAGAAAAACTAATAGAGGAAGCCTGGCTTGCCGCTTCAAACGAATGCAACATAGAACGCAAAGACCTTGAAGCCTGTTACATGTCAGACTGCTTTCTCCCAATCACCAACAAACTAGGTCTAGAAGAGGGCTTTCTCTCAGAACTAACCGAACTCCATGTACCCATGGAAGTAATGCGCTCCTTTAGCGCTGCCCTGCAAACAGCATGCTACGCCATTCAGGCAGGAGTTTACAAAACTGTACTCGTGGGCGGCATTGAGAAAATGACTGACCGGTGGGACAAGATTCGCGATGACCTTATGCTTCTTGATGACCCATGGAGCTTTTACGCCGGTGGAACACCCGAATCAAACCATGAACTCATGCTAAGAGCATACATCAAACGGTATGGCATAGAGGGCGAACCGCTCGACCAGTTCAACACCGCTTTAGCTCAGATTAGCGTCAAAAATCATGATAACGCAAGCAAAAACAAATACGCACAATACCAAAAAAGAATCACCATTGACCAAGTCCTAAACGCAAGAAAAACATCCCATAAACCATTAGGACTTCTCGATTTTGCCCCAATCTCAGATGGCGCATCAGCCCTAATCCTAACCAGCGAATCAGTTGCCAAGACCTTAACTGAAAACCCACTCTACGTTTTAGGCTACGGTTCAGCCACCGATTACCTCTACTATCCAGGACGAGAAGACCTCTCACATTTTGTAGCCGCTGAGCTTGCAATGAAGAACGCATCCAAAACAACCAAGATATTGCCGTCTGATTTGCAGGTCATCGAAGTCTATGACCAATCCACCATGATGGAGATGGTCTCGCTTGAGGACTTGGGCTTTTATTCACCAGGGACTGCTTGGAAAAACATTTTTGACAGCTTCCCAAATAATCAAAACTACTACAAAATTGGTGATAAGAAACTATTCGTGAACACGAACGGCGGCTTAAAAGCTGACGGCAACCCGTTGGGCGCAACTGGTGGCGCGCAAATTTTTGAGATTTATCGACAGTTACGTGGAGAAGCAGGAGAGAGACAAGTTAAAATCGATGATAGTTTACCAAAGAAGGGATGCACCCTTGAGTTTGAAGGCTTTGGCACAAAAGCGTACGTTACAATTTTCGGAGGGCATAACGCTTGAGCAGTGAACCCATAGAGCGTCGTGTCTCTTACTTAGGCGATAGATTGAGAGCTAGTCGTTGCCAGATTTGCGGTAAAGAGTATTTTGAAGTACGTGATTACTGTAGCAACTGTGGCAGAAAAAGCTACGGAAAAATGGACAGTGCAGACCTTTTCTACGACAAGGGCACGCTGGAACTTTGCACCCTAATCAACGAGCCTACAAATAAGTTCACCAAACTTGAAAAATTCGTTTACGGTATCGTAGCTTTCCGTGACGGCAAAATCCGCGTGCCCGCTCGACTAACTGACCAGTTAATTTGCGATGAACAAGAAGTTGACCTCTCAAAGCTTGAAGGCAGAGAAGTTATTCCTCGGTTTAGGCGGCGCTATTCTGTTGGGCGCGGGGATGTTGTTCCAACGATTTCTTTGGCTTTCACATTAACCGATGAATACTACCCACACCAAGAGTACACAATAGTTGAGCCCAAAAAGGAATATGAATTCCCAGGCATCGTGGGCTATGGCGCTTATACTTCTAGGTTCCGTATAAAAGAGACTGGGATGGAGCGGTCTGTACCCTTCATTGATGAAGATGCTGTAACTGCCGCGGTGGAAGCTGGAAAGTTGGCGCTCATTCATTCAGGACTAGACAGTTCTCGAGTTGGGAAGGTTTATGTTGGTTCAGAATCAAACCCGTATGCCGTTAAGCCAATTGCTTCGAAAGTAGCGCAGGTTCTCCAACTAGGCGAAGAAGACGGTGACATTCAAGGGGTTGATGCTGTGGACACCGAGTTTGCCTGTAAAGCTGCGACAAGTATGTTCAAAGACGCAGTAGCGCTTGTGAGCTACCAACGTTCAGGCATAAACTACGCTATGGTTATCGGTGCAGATAACTCTCAGGCGGCACCAAGAGGTTGCCCAGGCGGAGAATTAGATACTTTC
Coding sequences:
- a CDS encoding thiolase family protein, whose translation is MQPAIVAVGRTKFGEHYGKEPEKLIEEAWLAASNECNIERKDLEACYMSDCFLPITNKLGLEEGFLSELTELHVPMEVMRSFSAALQTACYAIQAGVYKTVLVGGIEKMTDRWDKIRDDLMLLDDPWSFYAGGTPESNHELMLRAYIKRYGIEGEPLDQFNTALAQISVKNHDNASKNKYAQYQKRITIDQVLNARKTSHKPLGLLDFAPISDGASALILTSESVAKTLTENPLYVLGYGSATDYLYYPGREDLSHFVAAELAMKNASKTTKILPSDLQVIEVYDQSTMMEMVSLEDLGFYSPGTAWKNIFDSFPNNQNYYKIGDKKLFVNTNGGLKADGNPLGATGGAQIFEIYRQLRGEAGERQVKIDDSLPKKGCTLEFEGFGTKAYVTIFGGHNA
- a CDS encoding hydroxymethylglutaryl-CoA synthase: MSSEPIERRVSYLGDRLRASRCQICGKEYFEVRDYCSNCGRKSYGKMDSADLFYDKGTLELCTLINEPTNKFTKLEKFVYGIVAFRDGKIRVPARLTDQLICDEQEVDLSKLEGREVIPRFRRRYSVGRGDVVPTISLAFTLTDEYYPHQEYTIVEPKKEYEFPGIVGYGAYTSRFRIKETGMERSVPFIDEDAVTAAVEAGKLALIHSGLDSSRVGKVYVGSESNPYAVKPIASKVAQVLQLGEEDGDIQGVDAVDTEFACKAATSMFKDAVALVSYQRSGINYAMVIGADNSQAAPRGCPGGELDTFVGYGGAAFLFGKHDVIAEVEGWYSCTSDTPDFWRRDGEPFPMHGGRFTGDPAYFKHVRKAASKLMERLNLKASDLNYFVPHQPNPQFPARIAKELGFRDDQILPSLLISKFGNTYSGCSPVGLAAVLDIAKPDERILVASYGSGAGSDAYVLRTTNQLIDKRKRQKITVKFQAENPFIEYLDYTTYRRLKLGM